A genomic segment from Paramixta manurensis encodes:
- a CDS encoding ShlB/FhaC/HecB family hemolysin secretion/activation protein, whose translation MRDLYPAWVLLAFSQSIFAAPLSPGDKESIDQQQQQLLRQNQLQRESLERATPIVRPAAPVLPAAPSGPCFTVHRIMLDGTTLIDARQQQKLVQPWQGQCLDMARINELTNRVSDWYISRGYITSRAFLTEQDLRSGELRLAILEGKLEKIRMDGAPARELKMAFPGLEGEILNLRDIEQGMEQINRTRTTPVQIEILPADKPGWSVVHLTATPEFPLSASASFDNSGQKSTGIGQINGGLTGNNLLGLADSWFVSGGRSSAFSNAKDAQNFATGVSVPYGYSLLDYSYSWNNYLATLNNNGYLWRSGGDTETHRVNLSHVLFRNGDIKTGVSVGLSHRINHNYLDDVLLKSSSRKLTSLLFGLNHTQKIVGGVATFNPTFSRGMPWLGAESDGSKNGDLPKAQFRKWSLNASFQRPVADNLWWLASAYGQWTPDRLYGSERMTIGGESSVRGFKEQSISGDNGAYWRNELSYTLFMLPVIGQVSALAALDGGWLHSDKRDRYSAGTLWGTAAGLGITNSHVSSSFTVGLPLVYPDWLGPDHVTVYYRVAVAF comes from the coding sequence ATGAGAGATTTATATCCGGCGTGGGTATTACTGGCATTTAGTCAGTCAATCTTTGCCGCCCCTTTGTCACCTGGTGACAAAGAGAGTATCGATCAACAGCAGCAGCAATTATTGCGGCAAAACCAGCTGCAGCGAGAGTCACTGGAGCGCGCCACGCCCATTGTCCGCCCGGCTGCGCCGGTGCTGCCCGCCGCGCCTTCGGGGCCCTGTTTTACTGTCCATCGCATCATGCTGGATGGCACTACGCTCATCGATGCACGCCAACAGCAAAAATTAGTGCAACCCTGGCAGGGTCAGTGCCTGGATATGGCGCGAATTAATGAACTCACTAATCGCGTTTCCGACTGGTACATCAGCAGAGGATATATCACCAGCCGCGCTTTCCTGACTGAACAAGATTTACGTTCCGGGGAATTACGCTTAGCTATTCTGGAAGGCAAGCTCGAAAAAATCCGCATGGACGGCGCGCCAGCGCGCGAGCTCAAAATGGCGTTCCCGGGCCTTGAAGGGGAAATACTTAATCTGCGCGATATTGAACAAGGCATGGAGCAGATTAACCGCACGCGCACCACGCCTGTTCAGATTGAAATATTGCCGGCGGATAAGCCAGGCTGGTCGGTGGTGCACCTTACCGCCACGCCGGAATTTCCGCTGTCGGCCTCCGCGAGCTTCGATAACAGCGGGCAAAAAAGTACCGGCATCGGGCAGATTAACGGCGGCCTGACCGGCAACAATTTGCTGGGCCTGGCCGACAGCTGGTTTGTCAGCGGCGGGCGCAGTAGCGCGTTTTCGAATGCAAAAGACGCGCAGAATTTTGCCACAGGCGTCAGCGTGCCCTACGGCTACAGCCTGCTGGACTACAGCTACAGCTGGAACAACTACCTCGCTACCCTCAATAACAACGGCTACCTCTGGCGCTCGGGCGGCGATACCGAAACGCACCGCGTCAATCTCTCGCACGTGCTGTTCCGCAATGGCGATATTAAAACCGGTGTCTCCGTGGGCCTGAGCCACCGCATCAACCACAACTATCTCGACGATGTGCTGCTGAAAAGCAGCAGCCGCAAGCTCACCAGCCTGCTGTTTGGCCTGAACCATACCCAGAAAATAGTCGGCGGCGTGGCAACGTTTAACCCGACTTTCAGCCGCGGCATGCCGTGGCTCGGTGCGGAAAGCGACGGCAGCAAAAACGGTGATTTACCAAAAGCGCAGTTCCGCAAATGGAGCCTGAATGCCAGCTTCCAGCGCCCGGTGGCTGACAATCTGTGGTGGCTGGCGAGCGCCTACGGGCAGTGGACGCCAGACCGCCTCTACGGCAGTGAACGTATGACTATCGGCGGTGAAAGCTCGGTGCGCGGCTTTAAAGAGCAGAGCATTTCCGGCGATAACGGCGCGTACTGGCGAAACGAGCTCAGCTACACCCTGTTTATGCTGCCGGTTATCGGCCAGGTCAGCGCGCTGGCGGCCCTCGACGGCGGCTGGTTGCATTCCGACAAGCGAGATCGCTATTCGGCAGGCACTCTCTGGGGCACCGCCGCCGGGCTCGGTATCACCAACAGCCATGTTTCCAGCTCGTTCACCGTTGGTCTGCCCCTCGTTTATCCGGACTGGCTAGGCCCGGATCACGTCACTGTTTACTACCGTGTTGCCGTCGCATTTTAA
- a CDS encoding SymE family type I addiction module toxin, with the protein MPIKIRVMPDCIVITTQNSRELWGCAESLSITHFSKKKMIQWIKDFPGALNDTGNIPVIRRESPRYDCLKRGKG; encoded by the coding sequence ATGCCGATAAAAATCCGGGTAATGCCCGACTGCATTGTGATCACCACCCAGAACAGCCGCGAGCTGTGGGGCTGCGCCGAGAGCTTAAGCATCACACACTTCAGCAAAAAGAAGATGATCCAGTGGATTAAGGACTTTCCGGGGGCGCTGAACGACACCGGCAATATTCCGGTTATCAGACGGGAGTCGCCCCGCTATGACTGCCTCAAGCGGGGCAAGGGCTGA
- a CDS encoding hemagglutinin repeat-containing protein, whose protein sequence is MHQPPVRLTYRLLSYLVSGLLATQPLLPVVAATLTPTGKTSKDKAANGVPVVSIATPNGAGISHNQFKDYNVGKEGLILNNATGKFNQTQLGGLISGNANLKAGKEAKGIINEVTGGNRSQLQGYTEVAGKAANVMVANPYGITCNGCGFINTPQATLTTGKPVFDASGNLQALDVKKGSITIEGQGIDASSSDAIDIISRATEVNAAIHAKDLNVVAGANRVSADGSVQAQQGEGASPTVAVDTGALGGMYANRIRLVSSEKGVGVNLGDLNARQGNITLNANGKLTVHNSLASGALSAKGESLVLMGDHKASGNMTLNSQGDMLLRNGSLNSDGSLALNANGTISHANEKLTAGRDATLTAKNISQDAASRTDAARKITLNATDEVTSAGWMTAGQDLAVTATSLNHSGALVAGNTLSLTAASQTLNGAINATEDIRISGQNVTTTAASQIQGKNLTFAANQLELKGIQAARSTLNVDAREKLTHSGKSSAASLSLNAPDLTNSGVLVASSLNTQSQTLANSGLMQGDAALLIGTQKLDNQQNGTLYSAANLTLAIQDIRNSGLITSDKGLVLTATALSNPGKIIADTLNVKAITLSGDGLLQGTGALTLAGDSLSQGASGRWLTAGDLSLSGKALNTAGITQGQNLTAQADSWTNSGSLLATGNLNATLGTSLLNNGELMSQGRISLNAPTLTNHGSLLAADDLSLTGTAFTSDGMLQGDTLSLRQNSLDNKGTMIGLNGLTLNSTDALNNSGDLLSQKSLTLSAGDVTNSGRLQGQNITLDGSSLNNSGTIQSALDLALTLSGDLIAATGSKITALGDARLAGKALSNQGLISAKTLEVKGDSLSNGGEISGVNGLNVTFNGNLQQQGKMLTGGLLNVKARDIINSGQLQGADTQISASSLTNSGRVQGDSGLTLILLDALTNQASGVLLSQNAFNLTAPVLTNDGAIQGNGKTTLSAATQARNGGKILSGSDLTFTTPDYSGSGWLQATNLVLNVAKLASNGTVMAANQATLTGNSLTNGGTLQAARLNVNTQTVINSGTLLGNQGLTLKGNSLNNSGGKLFSGGDMLAEMVSLSGAGQLVALGNLTLKLTNSFIMQGIIAAHRQLAISSQGDVTNGATLQGNGITLAAAGKLTNNGQLTAGSGTTALSGRQIAMNAGGSLQAGGDVNLTSQSNITLDGFTGTAGSLALTAAGSIINTALLYAGNNLSLFANSIQNLRGDMLAGNNLVMQKDARGAANAEVINTSGNIETTNGDITIKTGHLLNRRDGLTVTRVVTSGSSSGTLTPLPPNQWWELRTDNDGPYLLVWKLIGVPPAQEYRIQTGDKEVVTITAKGNAGRIVSGTDMKITAGRLENEAAFILAGNDMYLQGTTLNNQSWQEGTSVDETVWTLDSSRRYVWGPYECEGYRLTSRQLTTPDGLLYRGVISAGGMIDAVFSSDISNTTTTARAGGISGRLHAPALNALAPQRIAESLDAQALANADSASVDAPQWQDSMTDALQPIDGIGLATGGIDGNYPLPSGNNGYFVPSTDPDSPYLITVNPKLDGLGQLDSSLFGDLYKLLGMSPGAAPRETGSQYTDMNQFLGSSYMLDRLNLNPDKGYRFLGDAAFDTRYVSNTVLSQTGTRYINGIGSDLDQMRYLMDNAVDAQSSLGLKFGVALTADQVAALNHSILWYETATINGQTVMVPKVYLSPKDVTVQSGSVISGNNVQLAGGNVTNSGSSLLAQNGLAVDSSNSLSNLNAGLISAGGGLNLSALGDINNIGSVMSGKTVQLESTGGSINNITQTQQWSVDGESRRGSVHISGTDVGQTASISASDGLAMAAAKDINITGANVAAGGELAMGAGNDLNLNAAANGQSIRTGGSESHTSSADRTTISAGSNVTLVAGRDVTGQAAGIAAEGNVGIRAGRDVNLLAEETVTGSSSHAKKKTVIDESVRQQGTEIVSGGNTTIIAGRDVNSGAAQVIASGDIGVAAGRDVNLTTATESDYHYKEQTKTKKGLLSKKTTHTIGEDSATREAGTLLSGDNVTVQASNNLLVKGSSVVGDNTVVLGAGNNVDIVAATNTDSSWRFKETKKSGLMGTGGIGITVGSSKTTHDLREAGTTQSQSFSTVGSTGGNVVIAAGNQAHIGGADLIAGKDMSLSGSSVIIEPGHDKRTRDETFEQKNSGLTVALSGTVGSAINNAVKAAQDTREESDERLKALQATKTVLSGVQAGQAAEAANLTADPNAMGVSLSLTTQKSKSQQHAESDAVAGSTLNAGNNLSITANGKGKGPNSGDIVIAGSQLKAGGDTLLDAKNDVILSGAANTQQSSGKNSSSGGGVGVSIGAGGGSAGISVFANVNAAKGKDKGNGTDWTETTIDSGKTVTIKSGNDTVLNGAQVNGNKIVADVGHDLLMRSQQDSNKYDSEQTSVAAGGSFTFGSMTGSGYISASQDKMKSRFDSVAEQTGMFAGDGGFDITVGNHTQLDGAVIASTATADKNSLNTGTLGFTDIHNEADFKTEHTGISISGAGSFGDQFKGNMPGGMIAEVGNSGHAEGTTQAAVADGAITIRDKDNQKQDVANLSRDTERANDSISPIFDKKKEQNRLKEIGMLSDIGGQVADIARTQGELNALKTAQDKYGPVPADATEEQRQSYLAKLRDTPEYKKEQEKFGTGSDIQRGIQAATAALQGLAGGNIAGALAGASAPELAHLLKSTEGNPAVNAIAHAILGGAVAALQGNSAAAGATGAGGGELAARAIASMLYPGVDKLSEEQKQTVSALASISAGMAGGIAGGNIAGAAAGAAAGKNAVENNALSDGWNNILPSGAIDYGQSVQSYVKYAQDNNLPPEQVQAGLAQMVKGDLPESADIIKAILSNNPGSDTVMAVLSAEDAKDYALALLTSIPAEKALSLVGKATGVISNKILISAAEKISTAKPGKQFTAPRDLNEQVLWNQVEKNPSGGHPLKGMNTDPRFPTSAGFQKMATNHTLPDGSNIEIHYQYNAVTNKAYDVKIVTPKRSDLQPGPSLREMP, encoded by the coding sequence ATGCATCAGCCTCCCGTTCGCTTAACTTACCGCCTGCTCAGCTATCTGGTGAGCGGCCTGCTTGCGACGCAGCCTTTGCTGCCAGTCGTTGCCGCCACGCTGACGCCAACGGGCAAGACCTCCAAAGATAAAGCGGCGAACGGCGTGCCGGTCGTGAGCATTGCGACGCCGAACGGGGCCGGGATTTCGCACAACCAGTTTAAGGATTACAACGTCGGCAAAGAGGGGCTGATCCTCAATAACGCCACGGGTAAGTTCAATCAGACGCAGCTTGGCGGGCTGATTAGCGGCAACGCCAACCTGAAAGCGGGCAAAGAAGCGAAAGGCATCATCAACGAAGTGACCGGTGGCAACCGTTCACAGCTGCAGGGTTATACCGAAGTGGCGGGCAAAGCGGCGAACGTGATGGTGGCGAACCCGTATGGCATCACCTGTAACGGCTGCGGGTTTATCAACACCCCGCAGGCCACGCTGACTACCGGCAAACCCGTCTTTGACGCTAGCGGTAATTTACAGGCGCTGGACGTGAAAAAAGGCAGTATCACCATTGAGGGGCAGGGGATTGATGCCAGCAGCAGCGATGCGATCGATATCATTTCCCGCGCTACCGAAGTGAACGCCGCCATTCACGCTAAGGATTTAAACGTGGTTGCCGGTGCAAATCGGGTGAGCGCCGATGGCAGTGTGCAGGCGCAGCAAGGCGAAGGTGCCTCGCCAACGGTAGCGGTGGATACCGGCGCGCTGGGCGGGATGTACGCCAACCGCATCCGTCTGGTGTCCAGCGAGAAAGGCGTCGGCGTTAACCTCGGCGACCTGAATGCGCGGCAGGGGAATATCACTCTGAATGCCAATGGCAAACTCACCGTTCACAACAGCCTCGCCAGCGGGGCGTTGTCCGCCAAAGGTGAAAGCCTCGTCCTAATGGGCGATCACAAAGCCAGCGGCAACATGACGCTCAACAGCCAGGGTGACATGCTACTTCGCAACGGTTCGCTGAACAGCGATGGCTCTCTGGCACTGAACGCCAACGGTACAATTTCTCACGCCAATGAAAAGCTGACCGCCGGACGTGATGCGACGCTCACCGCGAAAAACATCAGTCAGGATGCCGCCAGCCGAACCGATGCGGCCAGGAAAATTACGCTAAACGCCACCGATGAGGTGACCTCCGCAGGCTGGATGACCGCAGGACAAGACCTGGCGGTGACGGCGACATCGCTTAACCACAGCGGCGCTCTGGTGGCGGGTAACACTCTGTCGCTTACGGCGGCCAGCCAGACGTTGAACGGAGCGATAAACGCCACGGAAGATATCCGTATCAGCGGGCAGAACGTGACCACCACGGCAGCGTCGCAAATTCAGGGGAAAAACCTGACCTTTGCCGCCAACCAACTGGAGCTGAAAGGCATCCAGGCCGCGAGATCGACGCTGAATGTGGACGCCCGCGAAAAACTGACCCACAGCGGCAAAAGCAGCGCGGCATCGCTCAGCCTCAACGCGCCCGATCTTACCAACAGCGGCGTGCTCGTGGCTTCCAGCCTGAACACGCAGTCACAAACGCTGGCTAACAGCGGCTTGATGCAGGGCGACGCCGCCTTGCTGATTGGCACGCAAAAGCTGGACAATCAGCAGAACGGCACACTCTACAGTGCGGCGAATCTGACGCTGGCTATTCAGGACATTCGCAACAGCGGGCTTATCACCAGCGACAAGGGCCTGGTGCTGACGGCTACCGCGCTGAGTAACCCAGGCAAAATCATCGCGGACACGCTGAATGTCAAAGCGATCACGCTGAGCGGTGACGGCCTGTTGCAGGGAACCGGCGCGCTGACGCTGGCTGGTGACTCGCTATCGCAGGGTGCCAGCGGGCGCTGGCTGACGGCGGGCGATCTTTCTCTCAGCGGTAAAGCGCTGAATACCGCTGGGATCACGCAGGGCCAGAACCTCACCGCTCAGGCGGACAGTTGGACCAATAGCGGCTCCCTGCTGGCTACCGGCAATCTTAACGCCACGTTGGGCACCTCTCTGCTCAACAATGGCGAGCTAATGAGCCAGGGCCGCATCAGCCTGAACGCACCAACGCTGACTAACCACGGCAGTCTCCTCGCGGCAGACGACCTGTCGCTCACCGGCACGGCATTTACCAGCGATGGCATGCTTCAGGGCGACACGCTTTCGCTGCGCCAGAATAGCCTCGACAACAAGGGCACGATGATTGGCCTGAATGGCCTGACGCTGAACAGTACGGACGCGCTTAACAACAGCGGTGACCTGCTGAGCCAGAAGTCACTGACGCTGAGCGCGGGAGACGTGACCAACAGCGGTCGGCTTCAGGGGCAGAATATCACGCTGGACGGTTCTTCTCTGAATAACAGCGGCACAATTCAGAGCGCGCTGGATTTAGCCCTGACCCTGAGTGGCGACCTCATCGCCGCCACCGGCAGCAAAATCACCGCCCTGGGCGACGCCCGTCTTGCAGGCAAAGCGCTGAGCAACCAGGGATTAATCAGTGCGAAAACGCTGGAGGTGAAAGGGGATTCACTCAGCAACGGCGGCGAAATCAGCGGCGTTAACGGCCTGAACGTGACGTTCAACGGCAACCTGCAACAGCAGGGCAAAATGCTGACCGGCGGGCTGCTTAACGTCAAAGCCAGGGACATCATCAACAGCGGACAGCTTCAGGGCGCGGATACCCAAATCAGCGCCAGCTCGCTTACCAATAGCGGGCGCGTGCAGGGCGACAGCGGCCTGACACTCATCTTACTGGATGCGCTGACCAACCAGGCCAGCGGCGTGCTGCTCAGCCAGAACGCGTTCAACCTCACCGCGCCGGTACTGACCAACGACGGCGCCATTCAGGGTAACGGTAAAACGACGCTCAGTGCGGCAACGCAGGCCCGCAACGGCGGTAAAATTCTCTCCGGCAGCGACCTGACGTTCACCACGCCGGACTACAGCGGCAGCGGCTGGCTGCAGGCGACGAACCTGGTGCTGAACGTGGCGAAGCTTGCCAGCAACGGCACAGTGATGGCGGCGAATCAGGCGACGCTTACCGGTAACAGCCTGACCAACGGCGGCACTTTGCAGGCCGCCCGGCTGAACGTCAACACGCAGACCGTGATCAACAGCGGCACCTTACTCGGTAATCAGGGCCTGACGCTCAAAGGGAACAGCCTCAACAACTCGGGCGGGAAGTTGTTCAGCGGCGGAGATATGCTCGCCGAAATGGTCTCCCTCAGTGGCGCAGGCCAACTGGTGGCGCTCGGCAACCTGACGCTGAAGCTCACCAACAGCTTTATCATGCAGGGCATTATCGCCGCGCACAGGCAGCTCGCCATCAGCAGCCAGGGCGATGTCACTAACGGAGCCACATTGCAGGGCAACGGCATCACGCTGGCTGCTGCGGGCAAGCTGACCAACAACGGCCAACTGACCGCAGGCAGCGGTACCACGGCCTTAAGCGGCCGTCAGATTGCGATGAACGCCGGTGGTTCGTTGCAGGCAGGCGGCGACGTTAATCTGACCAGCCAGAGCAATATCACCCTCGACGGCTTTACTGGCACGGCGGGCAGCCTGGCGTTAACGGCCGCCGGATCGATCATCAACACCGCGCTGCTGTATGCGGGCAACAACCTCTCGCTGTTTGCCAACAGCATCCAGAACCTGCGCGGCGATATGCTGGCGGGCAACAACCTGGTGATGCAGAAGGACGCCCGCGGCGCGGCGAACGCCGAAGTGATTAACACCTCCGGGAATATCGAAACCACCAATGGCGATATCACCATTAAGACCGGGCATTTGCTGAACCGGCGAGATGGTCTGACGGTCACGCGCGTGGTCACTTCCGGTAGCAGCAGCGGTACGCTGACACCTCTTCCTCCGAATCAATGGTGGGAACTTCGAACCGACAATGATGGCCCTTACCTTCTGGTCTGGAAGCTTATCGGTGTTCCGCCTGCGCAGGAATACCGGATACAAACCGGTGATAAAGAGGTGGTGACCATTACCGCCAAAGGAAATGCCGGACGAATTGTCAGCGGCACCGATATGAAGATAACTGCCGGGCGTCTGGAGAACGAAGCGGCTTTTATTCTGGCAGGTAACGATATGTACCTACAGGGTACGACGCTGAACAACCAGAGCTGGCAGGAAGGAACGTCGGTAGATGAAACGGTGTGGACACTGGACAGCAGTCGCCGGTATGTCTGGGGTCCCTATGAATGTGAAGGCTACCGTCTGACGTCCCGGCAACTCACTACGCCTGATGGACTGCTGTACCGTGGTGTGATCAGCGCGGGTGGGATGATTGATGCGGTGTTCTCTTCCGATATCAGTAACACCACCACCACAGCGAGGGCCGGGGGGATTTCTGGTCGTTTGCATGCCCCTGCACTCAACGCCCTGGCGCCGCAGCGAATTGCAGAGAGTCTGGATGCGCAGGCGCTGGCGAATGCAGACTCCGCCAGCGTGGATGCTCCACAATGGCAGGACAGTATGACGGATGCGTTACAACCCATTGATGGTATCGGTTTAGCAACTGGCGGTATAGACGGCAACTACCCGCTGCCTTCCGGCAACAACGGCTACTTCGTACCGTCCACCGACCCCGACAGCCCGTATCTGATCACCGTTAACCCCAAACTCGACGGCCTGGGCCAGCTCGATTCGTCGCTGTTTGGCGATCTGTATAAGCTGCTCGGTATGAGCCCGGGCGCGGCCCCGCGCGAGACGGGCAGCCAGTACACCGATATGAATCAGTTCCTCGGTTCGTCGTACATGCTGGATCGCCTTAACCTAAATCCGGACAAGGGCTACCGCTTCCTCGGCGATGCGGCGTTTGATACGCGCTATGTGTCGAATACCGTGCTGAGCCAGACCGGGACGCGCTATATCAACGGCATCGGCTCCGACCTCGACCAGATGCGTTACCTGATGGATAACGCCGTCGATGCGCAGAGTTCGCTCGGCCTGAAATTCGGCGTGGCGCTGACCGCCGACCAAGTGGCGGCCCTCAATCACAGCATTCTGTGGTATGAAACCGCCACCATTAACGGCCAGACCGTGATGGTGCCAAAAGTGTACCTATCACCAAAAGATGTCACGGTGCAGAGCGGCAGCGTGATTAGCGGCAACAACGTGCAGCTGGCGGGCGGCAACGTCACCAACAGCGGCAGTTCGTTGCTGGCGCAGAACGGGCTTGCCGTCGACAGCAGCAACAGCCTGAGCAACCTGAATGCCGGGCTTATCAGCGCGGGTGGCGGCCTGAATCTGAGTGCGCTGGGCGATATCAACAACATCGGCTCGGTGATGTCCGGTAAAACCGTCCAGCTGGAAAGCACCGGCGGCAGCATCAACAACATCACCCAGACGCAGCAGTGGAGCGTGGACGGTGAAAGCCGTCGCGGCAGTGTGCATATCAGCGGCACCGATGTCGGACAAACCGCCTCCATCAGCGCCAGCGATGGCCTGGCTATGGCGGCGGCAAAAGACATCAACATCACCGGCGCGAACGTGGCCGCAGGCGGCGAGCTGGCGATGGGCGCAGGTAATGACCTGAACCTGAACGCGGCAGCCAACGGGCAAAGTATCCGCACGGGCGGCAGCGAAAGCCACACCAGTAGCGCCGACAGAACCACGATATCAGCGGGAAGCAATGTGACGCTGGTGGCCGGACGCGACGTTACCGGCCAGGCGGCGGGCATCGCGGCGGAAGGGAACGTTGGTATCCGGGCCGGGCGTGATGTGAACCTGCTGGCGGAAGAAACCGTGACCGGCAGCAGCTCGCACGCGAAAAAGAAAACCGTTATCGACGAATCCGTACGCCAGCAGGGCACCGAAATCGTAAGCGGCGGCAACACCACGATTATTGCCGGACGTGACGTGAACAGCGGCGCGGCGCAGGTAATCGCCAGCGGGGATATCGGCGTGGCGGCAGGCCGCGACGTAAACCTGACGACGGCGACGGAAAGCGACTACCACTACAAAGAGCAGACGAAGACTAAAAAAGGGTTACTCAGCAAGAAAACGACCCACACCATCGGGGAAGACAGCGCGACCCGTGAGGCAGGCACTCTGCTTTCCGGCGATAACGTCACCGTGCAGGCGAGCAACAACCTGCTGGTAAAAGGCTCTTCCGTGGTGGGTGACAACACTGTGGTGCTGGGCGCGGGCAACAACGTCGATATCGTGGCGGCCACCAACACTGATTCATCGTGGCGCTTTAAGGAAACGAAGAAGAGCGGCCTGATGGGCACCGGCGGCATCGGCATCACCGTCGGCAGCAGCAAAACCACCCATGACCTGCGTGAGGCGGGCACCACGCAAAGCCAGAGCTTCAGCACCGTCGGCTCGACGGGCGGTAACGTGGTTATCGCTGCCGGAAACCAGGCGCATATTGGCGGCGCAGACCTGATTGCCGGGAAGGATATGAGCCTCAGCGGCAGCAGCGTCATCATCGAGCCGGGCCACGACAAACGCACCCGCGATGAAACCTTTGAGCAGAAGAACAGCGGGCTGACAGTGGCGCTTTCGGGCACCGTCGGCAGCGCGATCAACAATGCGGTCAAGGCGGCGCAGGACACCAGAGAGGAGAGCGACGAACGTCTGAAGGCGCTTCAGGCCACCAAGACCGTGCTTTCCGGCGTGCAGGCAGGGCAGGCGGCTGAGGCGGCAAACCTGACGGCCGACCCGAATGCGATGGGCGTCAGCCTCTCGCTGACCACGCAGAAATCCAAATCGCAGCAGCATGCCGAGAGCGATGCGGTGGCGGGCAGTACCCTGAACGCGGGCAATAATCTTTCCATCACCGCCAACGGGAAAGGCAAAGGCCCGAACAGTGGCGATATCGTGATTGCCGGAAGCCAGTTGAAGGCAGGCGGCGACACGCTGCTGGACGCGAAGAACGACGTCATTCTCAGCGGCGCGGCCAACACTCAACAGTCCAGCGGCAAGAACAGCAGCAGCGGCGGTGGTGTGGGCGTCAGCATTGGTGCGGGAGGTGGCAGCGCAGGTATCAGCGTGTTTGCCAACGTCAACGCGGCAAAAGGCAAGGACAAAGGCAACGGCACCGACTGGACGGAAACCACGATAGACAGCGGCAAGACCGTCACCATTAAGAGCGGGAACGACACCGTGCTCAATGGAGCGCAAGTCAACGGTAATAAAATCGTGGCTGATGTGGGTCACGACCTGCTGATGCGTAGCCAGCAGGACAGCAACAAGTACGACAGCGAGCAGACCAGCGTGGCGGCGGGCGGCAGCTTCACCTTCGGCAGCATGACCGGCTCCGGCTACATCAGTGCCAGCCAGGACAAAATGAAGAGCCGCTTCGACTCGGTGGCTGAGCAGACCGGGATGTTTGCCGGTGATGGCGGCTTCGATATTACCGTCGGCAATCATACCCAACTTGATGGCGCGGTTATCGCCTCCACCGCCACGGCGGATAAAAACAGTCTCAATACCGGGACGCTGGGCTTCACTGATATCCATAACGAAGCGGATTTTAAAACTGAGCACACCGGCATCAGTATCAGCGGCGCGGGCAGCTTTGGCGACCAGTTTAAGGGCAACATGCCGGGCGGGATGATTGCGGAGGTGGGCAACAGCGGTCATGCGGAAGGCACCACGCAGGCTGCCGTGGCTGACGGCGCCATCACCATCCGCGACAAGGACAATCAGAAGCAGGACGTGGCGAACCTGAGCCGGGACACCGAACGCGCCAACGACAGCATCAGCCCGATTTTCGACAAGAAGAAAGAGCAGAACCGGCTGAAGGAAATCGGGATGCTCAGCGATATCGGCGGTCAGGTGGCGGATATTGCCCGGACGCAGGGTGAGCTGAATGCGCTGAAGACGGCGCAGGATAAATACGGGCCGGTTCCGGCGGATGCGACGGAAGAGCAGCGGCAGTCATATCTGGCGAAACTGCGTGACACGCCGGAATACAAAAAAGAGCAGGAAAAGTTTGGTACGGGCAGCGACATTCAGCGCGGTATCCAGGCCGCCACCGCAGCACTGCAGGGGCTGGCGGGCGGGAATATAGCGGGGGCACTGGCCGGCGCTTCGGCGCCGGAGCTGGCGCATCTGCTGAAATCAACGGAGGGTAATCCTGCCGTTAATGCCATCGCACATGCGATTCTTGGTGGCGCGGTTGCCGCGCTGCAGGGTAACAGTGCAGCTGCAGGGGCGACTGGCGCAGGAGGCGGAGAGCTGGCGGCACGCGCTATCGCCAGTATGCTCTATCCGGGCGTGGATAAATTATCTGAAGAACAGAAGCAGACAGTCAGTGCACTGGCGAGTATATCAGCGGGTATGGCAGGCGGGATCGCGGGTGGAAATATCGCAGGTGCGGCTGCTGGGGCTGCTGCCGGGAAGAATGCGGTTGAGAATAATGCGTTGAGTGATGGTTGGAACAATATCCTGCCATCCGGTGCAATAGATTACGGCCAGTCGGTGCAGTCCTATGTGAAATACGCACAGGATAATAACCTGCCGCCTGAACAGGTGCAGGCAGGCCTGGCGCAGATGGTGAAAGGCGATCTGCCGGAAAGCGCAGATATCATTAAAGCTATCCTGAGCAATAACCCCGGTTCAGATACCGTAATGGCGGTGTTATCAGCGGAAGATGCGAAGGATTACGCACTGGCGCTGCTGACGTCGATCCCGGCAGAAAAAGCGTTATCGCTGGTTGGTAAGGCTACCGGTGTTATCTCGAATAAGATTCTGATCAGTGCGGCGGAAAAAATATCGACGGCGAAGCCAGGTAAACAATTTACTGCGCCAAGAGATCTGAATGAGCAGGTATTGTGGAATCAGGTTGAAAAAAATCCGTCAGGTGGTCACCCGTTAAAAGGAATGAATACTGATCCTCGTTTCCCAACCAGCGCGGGGTTCCAGAAAATGGCTACTAATCATACTCTTCCAGATGGAAGTAATATTGAAATTCATTATCAATATAATGCTGTCACAAATAAGGCTTATGACGTAAAAATTGTCACACCTAAACGTTCAGATTTACAACCAGGGCCTTCTTTGAGGGAAATGCCATGA
- a CDS encoding transposase: MRKARFTEHQIITVLKSVEAGRTVKDVCREAGIMARN, from the coding sequence ATGCGCAAAGCCCGATTCACCGAGCACCAGATCATCACCGTTCTGAAGTCCGTCGAAGCCGGACGCACCGTCAAAGATGTCTGCCGCGAAGCGGGAATAATGGCCCGGAACTGA